One part of the Nymphaea colorata isolate Beijing-Zhang1983 chromosome 8, ASM883128v2, whole genome shotgun sequence genome encodes these proteins:
- the LOC116259658 gene encoding uncharacterized protein LOC116259658, with product MASSKLRSYTFCPTLLLLWLNFSVLLSSSASIAVVFLLRHTPTHFGWALFTASSFSFISSLTGLWSQFNKLCFVTTVCMLTVSLIGEGLGFLMLFSREGTSIKFLHSTRDPREAKALIRVNAVLLLAMFLMQMMVLVTVCILQSCLVAKYRGLEFQREETEKRRSKRMAQVQEESLANVAKMEETKAKDLDERMKAKYGQWTRPADFEV from the coding sequence ATGGCCTCCTCCAAGCTAAGAAGCTACACCTTCTGTCCTACTCTCCTCCTATTGTGGTTGAATTTCTCAGTCCTCCTATCCTCCTCCGCCTCCATTGCTGTTGTGTTCCTCCTTAGGCACACACCTACGCACTTTGGTTGGGCCCTTTTCACGGCctcatccttttctttcatcTCCTCACTCACTGGGCTATGGTCACAATTCAACAAGCTCTGCTTCGTCACCACCGTCTGCATGCTTACAGTCTCACTTATCGGAGAAGGATTGGGATTCCTCATGCTCTTCTCCAGAGAAGGGACCAGCATCAAGTTCCTTCATTCAACAAGGGATCCGAGAGAGGCCAAGGCTCTGATCAGAGTGAACGCCGTGCTGCTTCTCGCGATGTTCTTGATGCAGATGATGGTGCTGGTTACCGTATGCATCTTGCAGAGCTGCTTGGTAGCTAAGTACCGAGGGTTGGAATTTCAGAGGGAAGAGACAGAAAAGAGGAGGAGCAAGAGGATGGCACAGGTACAGGAGGAATCACTTGCAAATGTGGCCAAGATGGAGGAAACCAAAGCCAAAGATTTAGACGAGAGGATGAAAGCAAAATATGGGCAGTGGACGAGACCTGCTGACTTTGAAGTTTAG
- the LOC116259133 gene encoding protein OXIDATIVE STRESS 3 LIKE 1-like, translated as MFLALDNARMEGSGLCRGTNCISVVYLPDPTEDGATSSMLAVADDHPSKAQVHTAVSSRSSTATSSNSSIGRNSDSGVGSDSSDPDDSGEPEVQSSYRGPLDTMDSLGDSLPMRRGISKFYAGKSKSFTSLSEAAAAVAKDLAKPDNPYNRKRKNLILRSNIRERNRHLGDTSTGSKSGVAKKPVNFSRSSLALDAMSKLESSCADGGEDNEQQPLPPFPPNGRLWPLSNHGNKGSTESPPQMPFASRSFSLFDLQGAASSASRGEKRDKVFS; from the exons atgTTCCTTGCTCTCGACAACGCGCGGATGGAAGGATCGGGATTGTGTAGGGGCACGAACTGCATCTCCGTCGTCTACCTGCCGGACCCCACTGAAGACGGCGCGACCTCTTCCATGCTCGCAGTCGCAGATGATCACCCCTCCAAGGCCCAGGTCCACACCGCCGTAAGCAGTCGAAGCAGCACCGCCACCAGCAGCAACTCGTCTATTGGCCGAAACAGCGACTCTGGTGTCGGTTCCGACTCCTCCGATCCTGATGACTCTGGCGAACCCGAGGTCCAGAGCTCCTACAGAGGCCCGCTCGACACCATGGACTCCTTGGGGGATTCCCTGCCCATGAG GAGGGGCATATCGAAGTTCTATGCCGGGAAATCCAAATCGTTCACGAGCCTATCTGAGGCCGCGGCAGCGGTGGCCAAGGATCTGGCCAAGCCCGACAACCCATATAACCGGAAGAGGAAGAACCTGATCCTGAGGAGCAACATTAGGGAGAGGAATCGCCATCTTGGCGACACATCGACGGGATCTAAGAGTGGGGTCGCGAAGAAGCCCGTGAATTTTAGCCGGAGCTCTCTGGCCCTCGACGCTATGAGCAAGTTAGAGAGCAGCTGTGCTGATGGGGGAGAAGACAATGAGCAGCAGCCACTGCCTCCCTTTCCTCCGAACGGGAGGTTATGGCCTCTGAGTAATCATGGTAACAAAGGCAGCACTGAATCGCCACCGCAGATGCCATTCGCGTCTCGATCCTTCTCTTTGTTTGACTTACAGGGAGCGGCATCGTCGGCGTCCCGCGGAGAGAAGCGCGATAAGGTCTTTAGTTAA
- the LOC116259290 gene encoding LOW QUALITY PROTEIN: uncharacterized protein LOC116259290 (The sequence of the model RefSeq protein was modified relative to this genomic sequence to represent the inferred CDS: substituted 1 base at 1 genomic stop codon), which translates to MAASRHEHEEEASWSDLYSINLVPSEAFLKFRKEVEGFPVGLNFEFYNFQASENHMKLVLKSLTPERRWKLMYEPKYGDLRIFTKKIPITQYLSLQIGVGHNFRYHTIGXEWRLSTCLGGDGISQIRNKTSVHVFPAMAIRFGWRAEYILPEVHGAIGTGEPVIGMNYGRLYASLDGVETILTHKA; encoded by the exons ATGGCAGCGTCTCGCCACGAACACGAAGAAGAAGCCTCATGGAGTGACCTTTATTCCATAAACTTGGTACCGTCGGAGGCCTTTTTGAAGTTCAGGAAGGAGGTTGAAGGCTTCCCCGTCGGGTTGAACTTTGAG TTTTATAATTTCCAGGCTAGCGAGAACCACATGAAGTTGGTATTGAAGTCATTAACACCTGAAAGACGATGGAAGCTGATGTATGAGCCTAAATATGGTGACCTACGAATTTTTACGAAAAAAATTCCAATAACACAATATCTTAGTCTTCAg ATTGGTGTAGGTCACAATTTTAGATATCACACTATTGGCTGAGAATGGAGGCTTTCAACATGCTTGGGTGGAGATGGCATCTCACAAATCCGAAACAAAACTTCTGTACACGTTTTCCCTGCTATGGCTATTCGATTCGGTTGGAGAGCTGAGTATATCCTTCCGGAGGTTCACGG GGCCATTGGCACCGGGGAACCCGTCATCGGCATGAACTATGGTCGCCTTTATGCATCACTTGATGGAGTGGAGACGATACTGACACACAAGGCGTGA
- the LOC116258862 gene encoding uncharacterized protein LOC116258862: MVRRLCNGRGSNPWALSASCKRSSLLEILSPPRGFASHFLAGGARALRNSMAFILRVAVSCQLRHSMERKISLWKEARIQKTVMLPEGRRTFSNLQHLFAEVNGREVTSSCLPSDMPVEVSAASACNGGHTDHERSVQDDSHRPVKASKINEIMQKLKRYGISGVLSYGLLNTVYYLLTFVLVWFFIAPAPGRMGYGTAVGRFFKVLAMVWAGSQVTKLARAGGALALAPFVDKGLSWFTHKFEFESRGKAFLVIAGMCFSLAFLLFIVITALWA, from the exons ATGGTTCGTCGATTGTGCAACGGCCGGGGATCAAACCCTTGGGCACTCTCTGCTTCGTGTAAACGGAGTTCCCTATTGGAAATCCTTTCTCCTCCTCGAGGTTTTGCCTCTCATTTTCTAGCGGGAGGTGCCAGAGCTCTAAGGAATTCGATGGCTTTTATACTGAGGGTCGCTGTCTCATGCCAACTTCGCCATTCGATG gaaagaaagatcaGCCTGTGGAAAGAAGCTAGGATTCAGAAAACCGTCATGCTCCCAGAGGGCAGAAGAACATTCTCCAACTTGCAGCATCTGTTCGCGGAAGTCAATGGCCGGGAGGTTACCTCTTCTTGTTTACCCTCCGATATG CCCGTAGAGGTGTCAGCTGCAAGTGCATGCAACGGAGGCCACACAGATCATGAGA GATCAGTGCAAGATGATAGTCATCGACCAGTGAAAGCATCAAAAATAAATGA AATAATGCAGAAGCTGAAGAGATACGGAATTTCTGGGGTGTTATCCTATGGGCTACTGAATACAGTTTATTATCTTCTGACATTTGTCTTGGTCTG GTTCTTCATTGCCCCAGCTCCTGGAAGGATGGGTTATGGTACTGCTGTCGGAAg GTTTTTTAAAGTCCTTGCAATGGTATGGGCAGGAAGCCAGGTTACCAAGCTTGCTAGAGCTGGAGG GGCACTTGCTTTAGCTCCTTTTGTTGATAAAGGGTTGTCATGGTTCACACACAAATTTGAGTTTGAGTCAAGGGGAAAG GCCTTTCTGGTGATTGCTGGAATGTGCTTCTCGTTGGCCTTCTTGTTATTCATAGTCATAACTGCCCTTTGGGCATAG